The sequence CCCTGGGGCAACTGACAGAATCTGTTCTGCCCAGGCATCATCTGGCGCCCGTGCTATCAAGTTCAGAGTCAAAGCCCGGATAACTGCCTGGCCACCAGCATTGGGATGGATGGCCTGTTCTTGCCACATCTGACGTAACTCACGCTCGATGGCGCCAATATCAATAGCCGCCTCGCTCATAATCTACTCCACCATTTCATAATCGCCGCCAGGATCGACCATCACGAGCGATAAACTCATCAGCCTCTACAGGCCCCCAACTTCCGGCTTCATAGTTTGGGAACGGCTGTGGTGGGCCTTCGGCCCATGCCCGCAAGATTGGCGTCAACAATGCCCAGCTCGCCTCGACTTCATCACGACGGGTAAAGAGGGTGCCATCACCAAGCATGCAATCGAGTAAGAGCCGTTCGTATGCTTCCGGTGAAGTTACGCCAAACGATACCCCATACCGAAAATCCATCGTGACGGGCCGAATCTGAGGTTGACCGGGTACTTTCGAGCTAAATTTGAGCGAAATCCCTTCATCGGGTTGTATCTTCATCGCCAGGACATTTGGCTCAAGATCGTTCAATGGTGTATCGGCGAAAATCATCGTCGGGGCAGCCTTAAATTGGATGGCAATCTCGCTTACCCGCCGGGGTAAGCGCTTCCCACTGCGTAAGTAAAACGGTACCCCAGCCCAACGCCAGTTGTCGATGAAGAGTTTCAACGCCACATACGTTTCGGTCTGCGACGTCGGTGACACACCCTTCTCTTCCCGATAACCGCGCACCGGTCGGCCATTGGCACTACCCGGCCCATACTGACCACGCACAGTATCGTGGAGCGCAATTGGACGCACGGCACGCAAGACCTTCACCTTCTCATCGCGCACGGCATCGGCGTCGTACACCGATGGTGGTTCCATCGCCACCAGACACAACAATTGCATCAGGTGATTCTGGATCATATCACGCAGTGCGCCAGAGGTGTCGTAGTAGCCACCGCGATCTTCGACACCAATGGTTTCGGCAACGGTAATTTGCACATGATCGATATGACTCCGATGCCAGATTGGTTCAAAGATGGCGTTGGCAAAGCGGAAGATCAAGATATTCTGCACCGTCTCTTTGCCGAGATAATGGTCGATCCGGTAGACCTGATCTTCATTGAAAACTGACAGAACTTCGGCGTTGAGGGCCTGGGCACTGGTCAAATCGTGACCAAATGGCTTTTCAATAATGATGCGCGTCCAGCCAGACGAGCGAGCCAAACCGTGGGCACCCAATTGGGCAATAATGGTTGGGTAGGCTTCCGGTGGGGTAGCCAAATAAAAGACGTGATTACCACCGGTACTACGCTCTCTATCAATTGCCGCCAGTCGTTCGACTAGACGACGATACGCATCAGCATCATCAAAATTGCCCCAATGGTAATAAATGCCCTGGGCAAAACTGGCCCACAATTCCGGATCGACCGGCCCTGAGCGAGAGTTCGCATCGACGGCTTCGCGAAGGAGATCGCGAAAAGAGTCGTCGGTCCAATCACGACGGGCGAAACCGACCACTGAAAAGCCAGCCGGTAAACGACGTTCGCGGGCCAGATTGTACAGGGCAGGTACCAGCTTACGTCTGGTCAAATCACCGCTAGCGCCGAAGATGACCATTGTGCACGGTTCAGGGGTTCGGCCCATACGCAACCCGGCACGTAGTGGGTTGTCTAGGAAAGCCATGGTCACGTTCACTCACTCCACTTTTTTTACTGCGTGGCCACCAAACTGCTGGCGTAGGGCTGCCAGAACTTTCATACTGAAACTATCTTCCTGACGTGAACGAAAACGCATCTGTAACGACAGTGTAATAACCGGCGCCGGCACATCGAGATCAATGCTCTCTTGCACTGTCCAGCGCCCTTCACCACTATCTTCAACGTAGCCACGAATACTCGACAAATCAGCATCGGCGGAAAATGCTCGTTCGGCCAGCTCTAAAAGCCATGAGCGTACAACACTCCCTTGATTCCAGAGATGACTAATCTTCGCCAGATCGAAATCGTATCGCGATTGGCGGAGGATCTCGAAGCCTTCAGCGTAGGCCTGCATCATCCCGTATTCGATCCCATTGTGAATCATCTTTACGAAATGACCAGCACCGTGAGGACCACACAGCAGATAGCCTTCCGGTGGTGCAAGTGTTTGCAAGAGTGGCTCAACATGACGGAATGTAGCCTCATCACCACCGACCATCAGACAATAACCTACCTGCAAGCCCCAAATGCCTCCACTCACGCCGACATCAAGAAAACGCAGGCCCTGGGCTGTTAACCGTTCAGCATGGGCAATACTGGCCTTGTAGTTGTTGTTGGCGCCATCGATCACAATGTCGCCTGCCGAAAGGAGTGGAGTCAAAGCGGCCAGATGCTCGTCAGTAGCCGTACCAGCCGGCAACATCAACCAGACCACTCGTGGCGGGGTGAGCATCGCTACCAGATCGGTTAGCTCTTCAGCCGCAATCAGGTCGTGTTCGGCTGCCAACGCCCGTGCTTTTTCAACGGTGCGGTTGTACACGATCACCCGGTGCCCACCACGTCGCAAACGTATCGCCATGTTGGCGCCCATACGCCCAAGACCGATCAGACCTACTTCCATGATGTGCTCCTCGATCATTCAAAGCTGGTAAGTGTATTGACAATGGTTGCACAGGCATTATACTCCCCTCTGATGATAATGATGCTACAATTCTACTGGACTCATCGAGTAATTTTGTTGCAGGAGCAACCGAATGTCAGACATCACACCACGGCGAAACATGTCTTCACCTTCCGGTGGTGTTCCTTATACCGGCGAGACGCGAGTAATGCGTCACCTGAATCGTTCGTCGCCCCATCATGCCAATCCTAACCGACGACGCTGGCCAATCGGCTGGATATTGTTAGGATTGGTTGGTTCGATAATCCTGGTGATTGGTCTGAGTTACTGGCAGGTACGGCAACTGGCGCAGCGGATTGTTGTCAGTGATCCACGTGGCCCGACGTTTGCTTCACCGTGGCTTGGTGCTAACATTCTGGTGATAGGAGTCGATATTCGCCGTGATCGCCCGGAAGAAGGGATACGCAGTGATACGCTGTTGCTCGTGCGGTTTGACGGTATGGAAGGCTGGGTCAACTTACTGTCAATTCCACGAGACACGCAAGTCGATGTACCTGCACTCGGTGCGAGCAAAATCAACGCCGCTTATGCGTACGGGTATCGTCACGCTGCTGAACTCTACGGCACTGGGGTTAGTCCAGAACAGGCAGGTATGGCTTACGCTGCTGATGTGGTCAGCCGTTTTCTCAACCTTGAACAGCACGGTATGCGGGTCGATTATGTGGTACAGATCGATTTTGATGGCTTCGCAGCGCTGATTGATGCGCTTGGTGGCATCACTATCGATGTGCCACGACGCATTGTAGATGACAATTACCCGACTGCCGATTACGGGGTGATGCAGGTAAAGTTTGAACCTGGTCCGCAAAGAATGGATGGAGCGCGAGCATTGATTTATGCTCGTACTCGCCACGCCGATAACGATTTTGGACGCACCGAACGACAGCAACAGGTCGTACAGGCTATCGTGCAGGAGATTCAGCGACGTAACTGGCTAGAGCGCATCATGCTGTTGCCACGCCTGCGTGATGCTCTCGCCAAAACCGGTGAGACTCCGGCTATCCTGACAACGTTGCCGTTTGATCAGCTCGATTCGTTGCTGGCAATAGCACGACTGGCAGGGAGTCTCGACCCGGCACTGATTGGCCGCTATCGGATTGAACCGGGAAGTGTTGCGGTACAAATGAACGGTACAAACTTGATCTGGGACGCTAGCGACGTTGCGGCAATGGTTAACCGTTGGCTGACTCCACCGGGCGAAGCGAACGAACAGGCACACGTACAGGTATTCAACGGCACTGATGTCGCAGGTCTGGCTCGTCGTACCAGCGAAAAGCTCAAGACAAACGGTTTCACGGTTCTTGCACCCACCGATGCACCACCAGGCGACTATCCGCGCACGGTTGTCTATCAGGTTGGGAATACCCCCTTCACCGCCCGTCGCTTGGCCAAATTGCTCAATGCCCAATTGATCGTCGGTCGTCCGGTGGGGATCAGCAGCGAAGCTGAAATCGTAGTAATTCTAGGTAATGATGCTGCGAGTGATGAGTAACATCGCCGCTTCCTCTCACCAGCGGGGGGATGTCAGGCAGGAAGAGAGGAACAGCCATGAACCAACCATCAATTCAGGTGTACGAGCATACCGATGATCTCTACCGGGCAGCCGCTGATGCAACAGCCAGACATATCCGTACCGCAATCGATGACCGTGGGCGGGCACTGGTCGCACTTTCCGGTGGCAGTCTGGCTACACGCCTTTATCCGCTGCTCGCCGGTCAGCCGTTCCGCGAACAGATTGACTGGCAGGTCGTTAGTATCGTATTTGCCGATGAGCGGTACGTACCATTCGATAATGTTGAGAACAACTATCGCGCTACCCGTCAAACGTTCCTTGATCATGTTCCGGTACAGTCGGATCACGTCTTCCCGGTACCAACCTACTATCGTGACCCTGAGCAGGCGGCAATGATCTACCAACAACAGGTGCGGGCACTACTGGGTGCGCATGGCGATCAGATTGATGTGGTGTTGTTGGGGATGGGGCCAGACGGTCATACAGCGTCTCTCTTTCCTCATCATCCATCGCTGAAGTCCATCACGGCTGATGCGTTGACGGTAGTCGTACCTGATGCACCAAAGCCACCTCCGTTACGGCTGAGTTTAACACCGGCCGCCCTCAGTACGGCGCGATTGGTGCTGTTTGTCGTGAGCGGTGCCGATAAGGCGGCAGCGGTGAAGGCAGCACTGGATGAAACGGGAGATCCGCTCGCACAGCCTACCCGTCTGGTCAGACCAACCCATGGACAAGTTATCTGGATGCTTGATCAAGCAGCGGGAGGACAACTACGCTGAAGGTTGCTGATAGTCGTTTAGCGCCTATCCGAATTACCCCGGCGGCACGGAGGGCGATCACACCACCGGCGAAGTGGAGGAAGGCAAGATACTGCTCGGGCTTCTTCTCCCAGCCTATCAGCAGGCGGCAAACCCGATTAAGTCAACGATGCCTGCGCTCCACCACCCAGCGTCGTACCCGCCTGCCCGCTGCGCACGCGATCTCCTGCGCTTCCTCGCCACGCCTGCGCACGTGTGCCGTGAAGCCAAATGCACGCAACGCGGTGCGCACCTCGTCATCATCATAGCCTTTATCTAGGCACATCCCTCGCGGTCGCTCCGCCGTCGGCGCCAGTCGCGCCACAACGATGCGTGCGATGGTCGCACGCGCCAGTTTTATGTCGTGGCGATTGGCGCCATCAACCACCACGCCGATGGACGCGCTATGCCCCTCGGTCAGCACCCACCGCTTGCCCCCGCTTTCCCACCTTCGGTCGGATTGCCCCCTTGCCCCCTAGCGGCGTCTTGATCATCGCCCCGTCCATCCTTAGCCGGTCCCAATCAATGCCCTTCCGTTCATCACATCGTTCGACGCCGACCTGCCAGCGTTTCAGGAACACGCCAGCGACGCCCCACTCCCGCAAGCGATCATACGCCGTGGATGTGGCGCACCGGTCCGTCGCGTGCAACGCCGCCCACTGACAACCGGTACGGAGCACATCGAAAGATGGCGTTGGCGCAGCGGCGATCGGACATACGTGGACGACCGCCGCCAAAGCGATGGGTATTCACGTGGAGCGGCGGGAGCAGCTCCAGCACGGCCCAACGTTCATCCGAGCTGCGAACGCCGGTCGTGGTCGTGTTGGTTGGGGTGCGCGCACGTGCGCGCTTGGGTGTTGGTTCAGTACTCATACGATACGTATACCAGTTTTTCGGATAGGCTCCTAATAGGAACGAAATTCCTGCTCACATCCGAGATGACGTATTGGGGTTTAGCGCACTCACGTTAGGAGATATGGCTAGCAACCTGGGTATCCAGAAGAGTTAGCCGGCATTAGTGACGGACGGAAGCGGGAGGAAGGGTCGAGTTCCTAACCCATTTCAATTTCCCCACTCTCGTCCCGTGGAGGAGAGGAAAATGGCTGGGAAAAGGCGATGAGTGTTGGATGCACTCTACAGCACAGGCGCGTCACCCTGCACTGTTGTCCGTCGCATGATAGATTTCCCCTGCTCACCGCAAAACGCGGGCCAGAGGCCCGCACTCCCAAGAAAGAGGACGATTTTCCAATCGCACGCTAACAGATACGCGGGAGCTGTTCTCCGATCAACGTATCAACGACACGAGTACCACCAATACCGGTACGAGCAACAACAACTCCGGGATGGTCGGCAGTTGCGTAACCAATCAACGATGCCTCACGGCCTAGCGGATGATGACGCATTGTGGTCAGTAACAGCTCAGCATCAGCTCGCTCTACAAATACAATCAATTTCCCTTCATTGGCGATGTGCAGCGGATCCATACCGAGCAATTCACAGGCTGCCTGTACAGCAGGAGGTACCGGAATATCGCGTTCAACAATCTCAACGCCAATACCAGCAGCGTGGGCAATCTCATTAAGAGCTGCGGCTACTCCGCCACGTGTTGGATCACGCATCGCATGAATACGTGCGCCGCTGGCAAGCATAACGCTAACCAGTTCGTGGAGCGCAGCCGTATCTGAAACAACCGGTGCGCCAAATTCAATACCTTCGCGCACGCTCAGAATCGCCACACCGTGTAACCCGATTGGTCCACTGACGATAATGGCATCGCCAGGACGGGCTTGGTCGGGGCCAATGTTGATACCGGTTGGAATTAAACCAAAGCCGGTGGTAGTAATGTAGACACCATCTCCATGACCACGATCTACTACTTTCGTATCACCAGCAATCAGGTGAACACCGGCTTGCCGGGCAGCGCGTCCCATGCTCTCAGCAATAATACCGAGTTGGTCGAGCGGCATCCCCTCTTCGAGAATAAAGCTGGCAGTCAAGGCTATCGGCCGTGCTCCCATCATCGCAATGTCGTTGATCGTTCCGTTCACTGCCAGTTCGCCAATATTCCCACCAGGAAAGAACAATGGGCGCACGACGAAACTGTCAGTCGAGATAGCAATCCGGCTGTTGCCGACTTCGGTCACAGCGGCGTCGGCTAATGGGCTGTGCAGCGTGCCAAAAGCAGGCAGAAAGAGATGATTGATCAGTTCGGATGACAGCTTACCACCGGCGCCGTGCCCCATCACAATTGTGGGGTAGTCACGTAATGGCGCCGGACAGATCCAATTGCTCACGTCAAGTGGTTCGTTCATAGTGGTATCCAGCGTTTGTGTTCGTAGCGTTGCTCAAGGATAGCGAAGCAATCTTCGGCACCGATAGCATTCCCTCGCTTCAATACGTTACCCGTTCACCCCAACGTTCGCCGTTGGAATAAAGCGACCGTATTGATAGTACGCTGCACAGGCGCCCTCACTTGAAACCATTGTTGCCCCTAGCGGGGTTCGTGGCGTGCATTCCTTCCCGAATGCCGGGCATTGATTCGGTTTCAACCGTCCCTGCAACACCTCACCACTTCGACACAACATCGACTCAGTCGTTTGAATGTTACTAACGTCAAATCGTCGCTCGGCATCGAATGCGGCATAACGGTCGCTCAACCGCCAACCACTGCGTGGAATGACACCGATACCACGCCACGCACGGTCGGTAACGGTAAAGACATCAGCCAACATCTGTTTGGCGGCAACGTTACCTTCCGGCCGCACAGCTCGCTCATACGCATTTTCAAGTTCAGCTCTGCCCTGTTCGAGTTGCAGGATCACGCGCCGGATACCCTCTAGTACGTCGAGTGGCTCGAAGCCGGTAACGACAATCGGTACACGATACTTCTCGACCAGGGGCTGGTATTCGTCGGTACCCATGACACTACACACATGACCGGCAGCGAGAAAACCCTGTACACGGTTGGATGGCGATTCCATGATGGCACTGATGGCTGGTGGAACCAGAACGTGTGAAACCAGCATCGAGAAGTTCTTGAGACCGAGCCGAGCTGCCTGATAGACCGCCATCGCGTTGGCCGGTGCAGTGGTCTCGAAGCCGATGGCAAAGAAAACTACTTCACGGTCGGGATGTTGCTGAGCAAGTTTGACAGCATCGAGTGGTGAATAGACAACGCGCACATCACCGCCTTCACTCTTTACGCGAAAGAGGTCTTTACGGCTGCCAGGAACCCGTAACATATCGCCAAATGAACAAAAGATGACTTCAGGTCGAGCCGCAATAGCCAAGGCCTTATCAATGATCTCTAGCGGCGTCACACAGACCGGACAGCCGGGTCCGTGAATCAGCTCGATCTCTGGGGGCAAGAGCTGATCGATCCCGTTGCGGATAATAGAGTGGGTTTGACCACCACAGACTTCCATGATCGCCCAGGGTCGGGTCGTGATCCGCCGAATCTGGTCGAACATCCGTCGAGCCAATTCGGGATCGCGAAACTCATCAAGATATTTCATGGCGATCCTCCGTATTGGGCTGGAGTTCTTCTTCGAGCACGCCGAGTGATTGGAAGAGGGCAAGCGTTTCACGAGCTGACTCTTCATCGAGCCGGGTGATGGCGAAGCCGACGTGCACGATGGTATAGTCACCAACTTGCAATTCGGGCAAATAGGCGAGACAGACTTCCTTAATGATCCCGTTGAAATCGACCTTGCCCATGCGGGTGAGGCCATTGTCGTAGATTTCGATAATGCGACCAGGTATGCCAAGACACATACTATTTTTTCCTTTCAGATGGCGAATAAAACCTTCGCTTCAAACAAGAGAGCTAGCTATCACGCACGATGGAGGGCAACGATCACACGATTATTACCCGAATCGGCAATTGCTAGCCATTGCTCGAAGGCGTACAAACCGTAAGGCCAACAGAGCGAATCTGGCGCAACAGCCTGCCAGCGATTTTCACCGCTCGCGGCAAAATCGGGCTGACCGTAAACGGCGTTAGCCGGTAGACCCAGGCCAATTCGTGGCAGCGGTTGCCAGATCAAGATACGATTGTTTGCGGTATCGGCAACCAGCAATCGGTCGGCTGAGCAGGTCACCGCATAAGGGAAACGCAGGCGCTGGGCGCCCTGTGGCACGTGCGGTTGTTCAAAGGCGCTTTGCATATCAGCCTGCCCCAAGACCAGATCGGCAGGACGGTCATCAGTTGGCGGCGGTGTCCAACCCAGCACGCGATGATTACCAGCATCGGCGACATAAAGTGTTTTGCCATCGCCGGCGATCGCGTGCGGCCAGCGAAAGCTGTAAGCAGTTGGGGGGCCGCCGCGATTCTCAGCGTTCTGAAACCCGTCTTCCTGGCCGAGGATCAGATCGGGCGGCTGATGAGCCTCTGGAAGACCCTTCCATCCCAACACCCGTCGATTACCGGTATCAGCAATGTAAAACCACCCCGCGATCCAGGCTACTCCATACGGCCAGTAGAGCGTCGTTGGACCCACTGCACCACCACGGTTTGGCTCGATGTCAAACAGCGAATCCTGACCAATCACACTATCCGGCGGCGTGTCAGACTGTTCTGGAATCCGATGCCAACATAATACACGATGATGCCAGGCATCGGCAAGGTATAAGCGATCTGCGGCTACCGTTACCCCGGTAGGGACGTGAAACCCGTTGGTTGGGCCACGACCGGCTGCTCGCGGGCCTTCGTGATAGAAATCGGGTTGACCAAGCACCAAATCAGCAGGTTGGTGATCGGTTGTAGGTAGACCATGCCAGATCAACACGCGATGATTACCGGTATCTACCACGATCAACCGTTCGTGATCGAGATAAACACCGCGTGGTGCGTAGAGATTGGTTGGAGTAGCCGTCGCCGCCGGTAGGGCTAGCCCACCGGGTGCTGGCGCACCCAACCAGCGCACAGGATGGAACGCGCTCATTGTGGTCGCACCCAAATAATACCATCAACGACACGCAACGGGAATGGTTCAAGCTGGGCCTGGGGCGCCGTCAGACATTCACCGCTCGCGACATCAAAACAGAAGCCGTGCCACGGACAGGTGAGCGTGCCGTTTTCGGGATCGAGCATTCCACCATCCAGCGGACGACCCTGGTGAGCGCATGCGTTACGATAGGCACTCAGACGGTTGGCAAGATTAACGATGAGAACGTTCCCACGCTCGGTTGGAATGCTCATCATCTGCCCGGATGGCACCTCTGACACTGCTGGGCCACGTACCCAGCCTTTTGTCTCATCGGGCGACATTTGCGCCTCAGGTCGCAGGATCGTGGGTGCCGGTTGGTCGGTAAGCACTTCCAGTCGACTGATCTCTGGTACTTCGCGTAACAACACCTCTTCAACGTGTTTACGCAGCGTAAACGCCGATAGTGAGCAGCCGTTGCACGATCCATGCAGACGCAGATAAGCAACACCGTCCCGAACATCAACTAACTCGGCATCACCACCGTGTGACTGCATATACGGCCGAGCATTGTCGAGCACACGTCGAGCGCGAGTGAGTGGATCGGCACGCACAATCCCATGCATCACCAGCAACGCATACACCGCCGGATCGGCCACCAATTCCAGTAACAACTCTTTGCCGCGCGGGTCTTGCTTCAGGTGGCGCACCATCGTGGTGAGTGCCAGCTTATGAAAGGCCTCAATGGCCTGTTTCAACTCAAGTGCAACGGCCTGGGCCGACGGTTCTAGTTTAGCTACGGCGGCTACTGCTGCATCAACGCGAGCAGCCACTGATTCGAGGTCATCGGCGACGGTGTGTGATTGGGTCATAGCTATCTCGATCTCTCATTCACCATAACTGATCATACGCTCTAGCACTTCTTCACTGCGCATCACAAGTATGTCGGCAAACGCACGGCGTGCCATGATCTGTAGTGTATCCTCGATTTTGCCGGCAGGTAATGCAGGGAGGGTTCGCCCTGCAACCGCTTGCAAAACAAAACAGGCACCG comes from Chloroflexus sp. Y-396-1 and encodes:
- the pgl gene encoding 6-phosphogluconolactonase, which produces MNQPSIQVYEHTDDLYRAAADATARHIRTAIDDRGRALVALSGGSLATRLYPLLAGQPFREQIDWQVVSIVFADERYVPFDNVENNYRATRQTFLDHVPVQSDHVFPVPTYYRDPEQAAMIYQQQVRALLGAHGDQIDVVLLGMGPDGHTASLFPHHPSLKSITADALTVVVPDAPKPPPLRLSLTPAALSTARLVLFVVSGADKAAAVKAALDETGDPLAQPTRLVRPTHGQVIWMLDQAAGGQLR
- a CDS encoding LCP family protein produces the protein MSDITPRRNMSSPSGGVPYTGETRVMRHLNRSSPHHANPNRRRWPIGWILLGLVGSIILVIGLSYWQVRQLAQRIVVSDPRGPTFASPWLGANILVIGVDIRRDRPEEGIRSDTLLLVRFDGMEGWVNLLSIPRDTQVDVPALGASKINAAYAYGYRHAAELYGTGVSPEQAGMAYAADVVSRFLNLEQHGMRVDYVVQIDFDGFAALIDALGGITIDVPRRIVDDNYPTADYGVMQVKFEPGPQRMDGARALIYARTRHADNDFGRTERQQQVVQAIVQEIQRRNWLERIMLLPRLRDALAKTGETPAILTTLPFDQLDSLLAIARLAGSLDPALIGRYRIEPGSVAVQMNGTNLIWDASDVAAMVNRWLTPPGEANEQAHVQVFNGTDVAGLARRTSEKLKTNGFTVLAPTDAPPGDYPRTVVYQVGNTPFTARRLAKLLNAQLIVGRPVGISSEAEIVVILGNDAASDE
- the hypE gene encoding hydrogenase expression/formation protein HypE encodes the protein MNEPLDVSNWICPAPLRDYPTIVMGHGAGGKLSSELINHLFLPAFGTLHSPLADAAVTEVGNSRIAISTDSFVVRPLFFPGGNIGELAVNGTINDIAMMGARPIALTASFILEEGMPLDQLGIIAESMGRAARQAGVHLIAGDTKVVDRGHGDGVYITTTGFGLIPTGINIGPDQARPGDAIIVSGPIGLHGVAILSVREGIEFGAPVVSDTAALHELVSVMLASGARIHAMRDPTRGGVAAALNEIAHAAGIGVEIVERDIPVPPAVQAACELLGMDPLHIANEGKLIVFVERADAELLLTTMRHHPLGREASLIGYATADHPGVVVARTGIGGTRVVDTLIGEQLPRIC
- a CDS encoding NHL repeat-containing protein, whose protein sequence is MSAFHPVRWLGAPAPGGLALPAATATPTNLYAPRGVYLDHERLIVVDTGNHRVLIWHGLPTTDHQPADLVLGQPDFYHEGPRAAGRGPTNGFHVPTGVTVAADRLYLADAWHHRVLCWHRIPEQSDTPPDSVIGQDSLFDIEPNRGGAVGPTTLYWPYGVAWIAGWFYIADTGNRRVLGWKGLPEAHQPPDLILGQEDGFQNAENRGGPPTAYSFRWPHAIAGDGKTLYVADAGNHRVLGWTPPPTDDRPADLVLGQADMQSAFEQPHVPQGAQRLRFPYAVTCSADRLLVADTANNRILIWQPLPRIGLGLPANAVYGQPDFAASGENRWQAVAPDSLCWPYGLYAFEQWLAIADSGNNRVIVALHRA
- a CDS encoding NifU family protein: MTQSHTVADDLESVAARVDAAVAAVAKLEPSAQAVALELKQAIEAFHKLALTTMVRHLKQDPRGKELLLELVADPAVYALLVMHGIVRADPLTRARRVLDNARPYMQSHGGDAELVDVRDGVAYLRLHGSCNGCSLSAFTLRKHVEEVLLREVPEISRLEVLTDQPAPTILRPEAQMSPDETKGWVRGPAVSEVPSGQMMSIPTERGNVLIVNLANRLSAYRNACAHQGRPLDGGMLDPENGTLTCPWHGFCFDVASGECLTAPQAQLEPFPLRVVDGIIWVRPQ
- the gnd gene encoding phosphogluconate dehydrogenase (NAD(+)-dependent, decarboxylating): MEVGLIGLGRMGANMAIRLRRGGHRVIVYNRTVEKARALAAEHDLIAAEELTDLVAMLTPPRVVWLMLPAGTATDEHLAALTPLLSAGDIVIDGANNNYKASIAHAERLTAQGLRFLDVGVSGGIWGLQVGYCLMVGGDEATFRHVEPLLQTLAPPEGYLLCGPHGAGHFVKMIHNGIEYGMMQAYAEGFEILRQSRYDFDLAKISHLWNQGSVVRSWLLELAERAFSADADLSSIRGYVEDSGEGRWTVQESIDLDVPAPVITLSLQMRFRSRQEDSFSMKVLAALRQQFGGHAVKKVE
- the zwf gene encoding glucose-6-phosphate dehydrogenase, encoding MAFLDNPLRAGLRMGRTPEPCTMVIFGASGDLTRRKLVPALYNLARERRLPAGFSVVGFARRDWTDDSFRDLLREAVDANSRSGPVDPELWASFAQGIYYHWGNFDDADAYRRLVERLAAIDRERSTGGNHVFYLATPPEAYPTIIAQLGAHGLARSSGWTRIIIEKPFGHDLTSAQALNAEVLSVFNEDQVYRIDHYLGKETVQNILIFRFANAIFEPIWHRSHIDHVQITVAETIGVEDRGGYYDTSGALRDMIQNHLMQLLCLVAMEPPSVYDADAVRDEKVKVLRAVRPIALHDTVRGQYGPGSANGRPVRGYREEKGVSPTSQTETYVALKLFIDNWRWAGVPFYLRSGKRLPRRVSEIAIQFKAAPTMIFADTPLNDLEPNVLAMKIQPDEGISLKFSSKVPGQPQIRPVTMDFRYGVSFGVTSPEAYERLLLDCMLGDGTLFTRRDEVEASWALLTPILRAWAEGPPQPFPNYEAGSWGPVEADEFIARDGRSWRRL
- the hypD gene encoding hydrogenase formation protein HypD: MKYLDEFRDPELARRMFDQIRRITTRPWAIMEVCGGQTHSIIRNGIDQLLPPEIELIHGPGCPVCVTPLEIIDKALAIAARPEVIFCSFGDMLRVPGSRKDLFRVKSEGGDVRVVYSPLDAVKLAQQHPDREVVFFAIGFETTAPANAMAVYQAARLGLKNFSMLVSHVLVPPAISAIMESPSNRVQGFLAAGHVCSVMGTDEYQPLVEKYRVPIVVTGFEPLDVLEGIRRVILQLEQGRAELENAYERAVRPEGNVAAKQMLADVFTVTDRAWRGIGVIPRSGWRLSDRYAAFDAERRFDVSNIQTTESMLCRSGEVLQGRLKPNQCPAFGKECTPRTPLGATMVSSEGACAAYYQYGRFIPTANVGVNG
- a CDS encoding HypC/HybG/HupF family hydrogenase formation chaperone encodes the protein MCLGIPGRIIEIYDNGLTRMGKVDFNGIIKEVCLAYLPELQVGDYTIVHVGFAITRLDEESARETLALFQSLGVLEEELQPNTEDRHEIS